In Pseudomonadota bacterium, the genomic stretch CCGCGTTCATGGTGTTGCGCAGCCTCGGCATCGACACCACACCGCTGCTCGCCGGTGCCGGTGTGATCGGTCTCGCGATCGGCTTCGGCGCGCAGAAACTCGTTGCCGACGTGGTGTCGGGTATCTTCTTCCTGATCGATGACGCGTTTCGCGCCGGGGAGTATGTCGACATCGAGGGCAGTGTCGGCACGGTTGAGTCGATTTCCCTGCGCTCGATGCAACTCCGCCACCACCGGGGCGCCGTCCACACCATCCCCTACGGAGAGATTCCGCGGATCACGAACTACTCGCGCGACTGGGTGATCATGAAGCTGCGCTTCACGGTGCCGTTCGAGACCAACCTCAACACGGTGAAGAAACTCTTCAAGCAAATCGGCCGTGACCTGCACGCCGTGCCCGAATTTCGCGACGACCTGATCCAACCGTTCAAGTCCCAGGGCGCGCTGGAGGTGGACGACGTCGGCATCGTCGTGCGCGGCAAGTTCATGGCCAAGCCCGGCAAGCAGTTCACCTTGCGCAAGGAGATTCTCGCGCGCGTCCAGCGCGCGTTCGACGAGAATGGCATCCAGTTCGCGCGCAAGGAGGTGCGCGTCAAGCTCGACACACCGCAAAATGCGACACTGGACGACGACGCCCGGCAAGCCATCGCCGCCGCTGCCGCCGAGGCAGCGCACGCGCCGGACCCGGACGTCGACACCGGCCCCAATCAGTCACAGGACGACCGATGAACGACGCGTCGACTCCCCCATCCACCGGGCTCGCGCGCTGGCTGCGCGACCGCGCTCAGCTCTTCTACCCATTCACCGACTGGATCGGCGAACTGCGCGACCCGGAAACCGCACGTGCCGACCTGATCGCAGGCGTGTCCATCGCACTGGTGCTGGTGCCCCAGTCGATGGCCTACGCCCAGCTCGCCGGCCTGCCACCGTGGATCGGCCTCTACGCCGCCTTCCTGTCGCCCATCATCGCTGCGCTGTTCGGCTCGTCACGGCAACTGCAGAACGGCCCGGTCGCGATCATCTCCCTGATGACGGCGGCGGCACTGGTGCCGATGCAACTCGAGCAGGTGGCCTACATTGCCATGGCCGCGGCGCTCGCCTTGATGGTCGGCGTGTTTCAGATGGTGCTCGGGCTGCTCCGCCTCGGCGTGCTGGTGGACTTCCTCTCGCACCCGGTGGTGATCGGTTTCACCAACGCGGCGGCCATCGTGATCGGCAGTTTGCAGCTCGGCAAGCTGTTCGGCATCGAACTCGACACCGGTGAGCACCTCTATATCGTGCTCGGTCAGCTGGTGGAGTCCATACCGACCGAGACACACTGGCCGACCCTCGCGATGGGCTTGGGTTCGCTCGCCGGGCTGCTGGTGTTGAAGCGGGTCGCGCCCCGGTGGCCCGGCATCGTCATGGTGGTCGCCGGCGCCACCCTGGCCGCCTGGCTCACCGGCTACCGCGAGCTCGGCGGTGCCACGGTGGGCGAGATCCCGCGCGATCTGCCGGGCTTGCAGATCCCCGCCGTCGACTGGACCCGGCTCGGCGAGCTGATCGTGCCGGCGATGATCATCGCCTTGCTGAGTTTTGTCGAGGCGTTCTCGGTCGCCAAGGCGATCGCGTCGAAAACGCGTCAGCGGCTGTCGGCCGACCAGGAGATGATCGGCAAGGGGCTGGCCAACGTGGTGGCGGGTCTGTTCCAGGGCTACGCCGTCTCGGGCTCGTTCTCACGCACGGCCGTCGCCTTCGACGCCGGTGCGCGCACCGGCATGACCTCGATCATCAGCGGGGTTATCGTCGGTATCACGCTGCTGTTCCTGACGCCCCTGCTCTTCCACCTGCCGCTGTCGACGCTGGCCGCGGTCATCATCGTCGCCGTCGCCGGCCTCGTGAAATTCGAGCCGTTCAAGCACGCCTGGGCGGTGAACCCGCACGACGGTTGGGTCGCCTTTGTCGTCTTCGCGACCACCCTGGCCACCGCGCCGCACCTCGAAACCGGCATCTTTGTCGGGGTGATCCTCTCGCTGGTGCTCTACCTCTACCGCACCATGCAACCGCACTTTGCCGAGGTCGCCCGGGACGACGACGGCGTGTTCCGCGACGCAGCCCTCTACAAGCTCACCACCAGCGAGACCATGGCGCTCTACCGCTATGACGGGGACTTGTATTTCGCCAATGCCGGCTACCTCGAAACGCGGCTGCTCGACGCGGTGGCCGACAAGCCAGCGCTGCGGGTGCTGATCCTCGACATCGAGGCCGTCGACCAGATCGACGCCACCGGCGAGGACATGCTGGCGCGCATCTCGGAGAACCTGGACGCCGCCCAGATTGCCTTCTACCTGACGCGGCCGAAATTCAAGGTGCTCGACGCCCTGAAACGCTCGGGCCTGTACCGCCGCATCGGCGAGAAGCGCATCTTCGCCAAGCGCAAGAACGCGATCGTCGCCGTGCAGAAACGGTTCGGCGACAGCGTCGACGTCAGCCACCTGATCACCTACCAACCCCTCGAGGACGCGTCCGACGACGACGTGCCTCCGAAACCCGCCAATTGAGTCGAGGTGCAGACTGTGAGCAACACCACCGCCTACCAGGACCTGGCCCAACGCCAACGCGACATCGCGCTGCTCGGCAGCACCCAGGCCGTGCTCGGCTGGGACCAGGAAACGCAGATGCCCACTGCCGCGGTCGAGCACCGCGCCGCCCAACTCGGGCAGCTCACGCGCATCAGCCACCAGATGCAAACGGACAACGCGCTGGGCGATCTGCTGCAGGGCGCCACCGAGGAGGCGGCCTCCGACGACGAGCGCTGCAACGTCCACCACTGGAGCAAAGCCTGGGAACGCGCCACACGCGTACCGGAAGACCTTGCCGTGTCGCTGTCCGAAGCCAGCAGCGTCGCCATGGCCGCGTGGCAGCAGGCCCGAGCGGACGACGACTTTGCCGTCTTCGCGCCGCACCTCGACACCCTCGTTTTACTCAAGCGGCGAGAGGCCGAGGCAATCGGCTGGGCCGACGACGGCGAGGCCTGGGACGCGTTGGCCGATGAGTTCGACCCGGGCATGACCGCCGCGTCGGTGACGGCGGTGTTCACGCCGCTGCGCGACGCGCTGATGACTTTGCAGGGCAGCTTGCCGCCGCCCGCGCCCAGCGCGAGCCACGGGCTCGACGCGCTGCCCGCGGACCAGCAAACGGCCTTCCTCAAGACGCTGATGGCCCGCATGGGCTTCTCGTTCGAAGGCGGTGTGATGGCGACCAGCACGCACCCTTTCTGCACCAGCCTCGGTGCCGGCGACGTGCGCATGACCATGCGCCGCGACGAGGCCTCGCTGCTCTCGGCACTCGGCAGCTCGATGCACGAGTGTGGTCACGCGCTCTACGAACAAGGCCTGCCGACCGCCTTCAGCGGGCAACCGCGTGGCAGCTACAACGGCCTGTCGATCCACGAAAGCCAGAGCCGCCTGTGGGAAAACCACGTCGGCCGGTCACGCGCGTTCTGGCACTGGTACAGCGCCGAAATCGCACGCGAGTTCAAGCTCGGCGATCTCGATGCGGAGGCCCTGTTCCGCGAGGTAAACCGCTCCGAGGCGGGCCTGATCCGGGTCGAGGCCGACCAGGCCACCTACGACCTGCACATCATGGCGCGCTTTGAGCTGGAGCGGGCGCTGCTGAACGGCGATCTGAACCCGCGTGACCTGCCTGCGGCGTGGAACGCCCACTACCGCGACTACCTCGGCATCGAGCCCGACACCAACGCCGAGGGCTGTCTGCAGGACATCCACTGGTCGATGGGCGCGATGGGCTACTTCCCGACCTACACGCTCGGCAACCTGTACGCGGCGCAGTTCTTTGCCGCGGCGAAAACGGCCCTGCCCGGGCTCGAAGACCAGATCGGCTCGGGCGAGTTCGCTCCGTTGCTCGACTGGCTGCGTGCGCAGATCCACGACCGGGGTCGTCTGCTCTCGCCGGCCGCTCTGTGCGTCGAGGTCACCGGGCAGCCGCTCTCGGCCGAGCCCATGCTCGCGCACTTGCAAGCCCTGCACGCGGCCTGACGCCACGCACCGCGGGCCCCGTGCCGCTGGCTCAGGCGCCGTCCGGCGGGGCCTTGCCGGTGTGTCCCGTCTGACCGAACATGACCCGGCGCTCGGCCTCGGTCATCGAGCGCGCGCTGCGCAGCGCCGTGCCGAGGTCGACCCCGCGCTGGACGGCGGGGCGCGCCTTGACCGCCGCACGCCAGCGTGCCACCGCGGGGAAGTCATCCAGCGGCTGCCCCATGGCCTTGGCGATCAGGATCCAGGGCCAGGCGATCATGTCTGCGATGGAATAGCCGCTGTCGAGCAGGTACTCGCGCTCAGCCAGTCGCCGCTCCAGCACCCCGATACACCGGTGGTACTCGTTGCGGTAGCGCTCGCTGCTGTAGGGGTGCTCCCCCTGCGCGTAGTTGAAGAAGTGGCTGTGCTGACCCGCCATCGGCCCGAGGTTGCCCACCTGCCAGAACAGCCACTCGTGCAAGACCACCCGCTCGCGCAGGTCGCTCGGCAGGAAGCGTCCGTGCTTCTCGGCGAGGTAGAGCATGATGGCGCCACTTTCGAAGACGCTGATGGGCGGACCGTCGACGCCGTGGTCGACGATCGCCGGCATGCGGTTGTTCGGGCTGATCGCGAGGAAGGCCGGGTCGAATTGCGCGCCCTTTCGGATGTCGACCGGTTTGAGCGTGTAGTCGACGCCCAATTCCTCGAGCAGGATCGACACCTTCCACCCGTTGGGCGTGGGCCAGTAGTGAAAGTCGATCACGGGGCGTCGGGCTCCTGCGCCGCGCCGCTCGCGAGCAGTGCGTCGATGTCGGTGTCGCACAGGCCGGCCTCCCGCAGCACCGCGCGCGTGTCGGCACCGAGCGCCGGTGCCGGTTGTGGCGTGTCGGTCGGCGTGCCGTCGAACACGGCGGGCGGGCGTGTGTGCCGCACCCGTCCGGCCGCCGGGTGGTCGGTCTCGATCAGCAGTCCGTTGGCGACGATCTGCGGGTGGTCGCGCATCTCGCGCCGGGTCAGCACCGGGGCGTGCGGCACATCGGCGCGGTCGAAGCGCGCGATCCACTCGGCGTTGGTGCGCGTCAGCAGTTCGGTTTGGGTCATCTCCAGGCGAGCCGCCTTGTGCACCTCGAGCCCTTCGGTGGTCAGAAACCGCGTGTCGGTCTTCCAGTCCGGGCGCTCACAGGCGTCTGCGAGTTTCTCGAAATCGATGCGCCTGAAGGCCGCAACGGACAGATAGCCGTCCGCGGTTTCGTAGATCAGGTCGATGAAGCTCTGCGCGGTTTCGGTGTGAAGTTCATCGCCGACGAAGGTGTGGCCACCCATGTCCGACGACCAGAGGAAGTGCACTACCGTGTCGAGCATGTTGAGGTGCAGGTGCTGTCCGCCCGCGCCCCGCTCGCGCGCAAAGAGCGCAGACGAAATGGCCTGCGCGACGGTGAAACCGGTGAGCTTGTCGGGCACGATGGTGCGCACCAGCGCCGGCCGCCGGTCGTCGCTGCCCGCTTGCACGGTGGTGAGGCCGGACAGCGATTGGATCAGCGGGTCGAACACCGGCTTGTGCGCGTAGGGCCCGGTTTCGCCGAAGCCCGAGATCGACGCGTAGACGATATCGGGACGAACCGCCCGGGCGGCCTCGTAGCCTATGCCAAGTCTGTCCGCGACGCCGGGGCGGTAGTTCTGAATCAGGACGTCTGCGGTTTCGACCAGACGCAGCAACGCCGCCAGTCCCGCGGGCTGCTTGAGATCGAGCACCACCGAGCGCTTGTTCCGGTTGTTGTTCAGAAACGCCGCCGAGAAGCCGCCGCGCCGCGACGCGACGTGGCGCGACGAGTCGCCCGCGGGGCTCTCGACCTTGATCACCTCAGCCCCCTGGTCGCCGAGTATCATGGCCCCGAGCGGGCCCGAGACCATCGAACTCAGGTCGACCACGCGGACGCCGGACAAGGGTCCTGCCATGCCATCCCTCTCTCGAATGGGGTGTGTTCATGCACGCCGATCAATGTACAGGAAAAACCGGGCGACACCGCGTCGCCTGCGTTTGGGATTCGCGCACCGCTGCCGCACACTGTGCGACGCTGACACCGCCTGAGGCCAAACTGAATGCACATTGCCGTGATCGGCGCCGGGCTCATCGGCGCGGCCTCCGCCCACGCGCTGCAACGCGCCGGTGCGCAGGTCACCCTGATTGACGCCGGCGGCGCCAACGCGACCTCGGCGTCGTTCGGTTGGGCCAATGCCAACTACGTCAGCGACACACACCACTACCGCATCCGCCTCGCGGGCATGAGCGCGCTGCAGGGGCTGTGCGGCGACGTCGGGGTGCCGCTGAACCGCTGTGGGTGTCTGAGTTGGGAGCTCGACGGCGACGCCTTTGACACCCATCGGGACACGCTGCTGGCACTGGGGTACGACGTCGAATCGATCTCACCCGAGGTGTTCCGGCGTCTCGAACCCGACATCGCGATCGCACCGCCCCGCAGTTTGCGGTTCCGCGACGAAACGACCGTGGACCCTGTTGTCCTCACGCATGCCCTGTTGGACGATGCCATGGCGCAGGGCGCACGGCGCTATGCCGGTGTCGCGGTGCGCGACTTCGTGCGGCGCGCCGGCCGCGTGTGTGGCGTTGTGACCACCGCGGGCACGGTGGCCGCAGATGCCACCCTGATTGCCGCCGGTACGGGCAGCGCCGCGCTGACGGCGGCACTCGACATGCCTGTGCCGATGCTCGACCGTCCCGCGGTGGTCATCCGCACCACACCAGTCCGATGCACAATCACGCACGTGTTGGCCACCGACTTCGGTGACGTGCGGCAACTGCCAAGCGGCGCGTTGCAATTGCCCGCAGCGACCGGCCACCAGGCAATCGGCTCGGCCAAGCCAGATATCGATTTGGACCGGATCGCCCACCGTGCACTGGCCCAGTTGAGCACATTGCTGCCGGAGCACGACCTGGCACTGGCTGAAGCCTCGGTGGCTCACAGGCCGATCCCGGGCGACGGCTTGCCCGCGGTTGGCACAGTGGTGCCGGGTGCCTATGTCGCAACCCTGCACTCGGGCGTCACACTGGCGGCTCTGATTGCCCGGCTCGTTGCCACCGAGTTGCTAGACGGGGAAACCGCGGATAGCTGCGCCTGGCTGTCACCGTACCGACCGGGTCGATTTCAGACGAGCTGAGGCCAGTAGGGTCGCGCGACTGCGGTCGACGCACCTTTCACACCGGCGGGGCTGCACAATAGCGCGTCTATCCGGGCTGAAATCGCACCGCTGGCATGCTCGGTTGCCGCCGGTCGTGAGTTCGATTTCTCTCGACCTCGACCACCGGTACCGCCCCATGATCCGATTTGTCTCGCGCTTCAATCTGACGCGCAACGCGCGCACCGACCTGCTGTCCGGTTTGACCGTCGCCATCGCCCTGGTACCCGAGGCCGTTACCTTCGCCTTTGTGGCCGGCGTCGCACCGCTGGTGGGCCTCTACTCGGCGTTCCTGGTCTGCCTGATCACGGCCGTGATCGGCGGTCGTCCCGGCATGATCTCGGACGCCACCGGGGCGCTCGCGGTGGTCATGACTGCCCTCGTGCTTGAGCACGGTGTGGAGTACCTGTTCGCCACCGTGGTGCTCATGGGGTTGCTGCAGATGGTGGCCGGGGTACTGCGGCTCGGCAAGTTCATCCGCCTTGTGCCTTACCCGGCTCATGCTCGGCTTCGTCAACGGACTCGCGATCGTGATCTTCCTCGCACAGCGGAGCCATTTCACCGATGCGGTTGACTGGCTCAGCGATGCGCTGCTCACCACCCTGCTCGCCCTGGCCGGTGTCACCCTGGGTTTGAGCTTCGCCATGACCAAAGTAAACAGTGTCGAAGACCCCCACTACCGGGTCGTGGTCGACTGCGCGCGCGCACTCGGCGCCGAAAGCGTCAGCATCACACTGCCCGATCCATCGTCACCGGTGACGTCACGCCAGACCTGAGACGCGGGCGCGTGTCACGTGGCGCGCAGGGTCAACGCGCACGTGCGCGCAGCGGGTTCTCCCCGAAGTGGCGGCGGTAGGCCCGCGTCAGACTCGCGGTCTGCGCGTAGCCGCACTGCTGCGCCACGGCAGACACCGACCAGTCGGTCTCGGTCAGCAGCTGCTTGGCGCGCTCCATGCGCAATTGCAAGTAGCACTCTCCCGGTGAGCGACCGAGTTCGCGCTCGAACAGTCCGCGCAGTCCGCGCGAGGACACACCGATCTGCGCCGCGAGCTGGGACACCGTGAGAGGGTCGGTCATGTGACTCGCCATCGCGTTGAGCACCCGCGCCACCCGGTCATCACGCAATCCCCGTGTGGCATCGCGCAAGGTGCCGAGGTTGTCGGCGGGCACGAAATCGAACAGCCGGGCGACGGCCTCGGCGAGTGAGCGGTCGGCCCACCGTTCGATCAGCGCCAGCATCAACTCGATCGCCGAGCCGCTGCCGCGCGCACTGGCCCGGTTGCGGTCGATCACCCACCGGCGCTGACTCAGCAGCACGCCCGGGCAGCGCTGGCCGAGGCTCTCAACGTCTTCGGCGTGAAAGGCCACCTGGTGGCCGTCGTAGACGCCGCATTCGGACAGCAGCCGAACAGCACCGTCTGCCGCCGCGATAAACGGGCGGTGCTGGACAGCACGGCGCATGCGGTGCCGTACCCGCTCGGTAAATCGCTCAACGTCGTAACTCGCCGCCACCAGCAAAGGCACTTCGTGCCCCGGGTCGAATTGCCCAACCACCGGCAAGGGCACACCGGCTGTGGTCTCGACAGGCTCACCGTCGAGACTGACCAACCGGGTTTCAAAACGCGTCACGCCCATCAGGCGATTTGCCGCCCGCAAGGGTTCGCTGAGCGCTGAGACCAGAATGAGGTTGCATTTGGGCAGCAGCAGGACGTCGACAGCGGTGTTTGCGACCTTCATGCGGGGATTGTGTCAAAAACCGGCTCGGCGTGCGCCGCCGCGCGACGGGCGTACCGCGCGGATCCCGGGCGGGCACAGCCGATCCGGGAATATGGATTAAGCTCTAGAGACGCGCGCGACACGCGTCGACGTCATCGGCTCACCGGAACCCCGCATGAACACGTCCTTGGCACACTACGCAACGAGCCGTGACAACAACTTCAACCTCATTCGGTATTTCGCAGCCGTGCTCGTGCTGATCAGTCACAGCTACCCGATTGCACTCGGCCCGAGCGCGGGCGAACCCATCGGCCGTGCGATCGGCATGACCGGCGGCACCATTGCTGTCGATATCTTCTTCATCAGCAGTGGGTTTCTGATCACCAGCAGCTATTTCGCCCGCCAGAACATCCTCTACTTCGTCTGGGCGAGAGCCTTGCGCATCTACCCGGCGCTCGTGGTGTCGAACCTGTTCTGCGTATTCGTCATTGGCGCCGCGTTCACCACACTCAGCCTGCGGGAATACCTGTCTTCACCGATGATCGGCAGTTTCCTGTGGACCAATTCGCACCTGTTCTCTGGGGTCTACTACTGGCTACCCGGGGTGTTCGAGAACAACCCCTACGCACATGCCATCAACGGCTCACTCTGGACGCTTCCGTACGAACTGCAGATGTACTGCCTGCTCGCCGCGACCCTGCTCGCCATGGGATTCCTCGGCAAGCGCACCCGCCTCGTGTCAGGCCGGGTCATCCTGTTGCTCGTCGCCGTGGGCTCGGTGACGTTGAACCTTGCAAACCATTTCTACGGCCTTTTTCCCATTCACTTTTTCCACCTGTTTTCGATGTTCGCAGTGGGCACAGCGTGTTTCCTCTGGCGTGACAAGATCGTGCTGTCGCACCTGATTCTGTTTCTGTTGCCGGTTCTCGCCGTGTCCTCGCAGACGAATTACTACGTTTTCCGCAGTCTCTACAGCGTCGGATTGCCGTTTCTGATCTTCTACCTGGCCTACGTGCCGGCCGGCGGCGTACGCCATTTCAACCGGCTGGGAGACTACTCCTACGGTCTCTACATCTACGCCTTTCCGGTGCAGCAGTCGCTGGCGTTGCTGGTACCGGGCATCTCGGTCTGGGCCATGATCCTCTGGGCGACGGCAATCGCAACGGTCCTGGCTGCCCTGTCCTGGCACACCGTTGAAAAGCGATTCCTCAAACTCAAACCGTGGATCGAGAACCTGAGCCGCTACCGGTCGAAAGTCCCGTGGACTCGCGCTGCACAAGCCAATGTGGGTAACCCGCCCGGCCCACAGGCAGCCGCTACACGCCCGCGGCGCGTGGAATAGCGGAGCCTTGCCACGCCAACACACAGTGCCAAGGACGACACACTACAGAACGCCGGTGCACCGCGTTCATTCGGTCTGACGCCACGATAGGTCGGAGGCGAAAGGGCCGCAGTGTGCCGAAAGTGTTAACCGTGCTACCGCATTTGCAAAGCACAATGTCGGCGGGAGACGCATCATTCACCCCTCACCTCAGGAGCACACCGATGCCGCTCACGCCGAACCGGAATGTTTTCATCACCTGCGCCGTGACCGGCTCGGGTTCCTCCCAGGACAAGTCGCCGAACGTGCCGCGCAGCCCCGAGCAGATCGCCGCCAGCGCGATCGACGCTGCCAAGGCGGGTGCCGCCGTGGTGCACTGCCACGTGCGCGAGCCCGACACCGGTGTGCCGAGCCGACGCCTCGAACTCTACCGGGAGGTGACCGACCGCATCCGGGACGCCGAGGTCGACGTCGTGTTGAACCTCACCGCCGGCATGGGTGGTGACCTGGTGCTCGGCGGCGACGAGGCGCCACTGCCACTGAACGACGCCGGCACCGACATGATCGGTGCGAGTGCGCGCGTCGCACACGTGGCCGAGTGCCTGCCGGAAATCTGCACGCTCGACTGCGGCACGATGAACTTCGCCGAAGCCGACTACGTCATGACCAACACACCCGGCATGCTGCGCGCGATGGGCAGCAAGATGACCGCCCTCGGTGTGAAACCGGAAATCGAGGCCTTCGACACCGGCCACCTGTGGCTGGCCAAACAGCTCGTCGAGGACGGCGTGCTCGAGTCTCCCGCACTGGTGCAGCTCTGCATGGGCATTCCCTGGGGCGCACCGGACGACCTCAACACCTTCATGGCGATGGTCAACAACGTGCCGACGGACTGGACCTTCTCGGCGTTCTCGATCGGCCGCAATGAAATGCCTTATGTGGCCGCCGCCGTGCTCGCCGGCGGCAACGTGCGCGTCGGCCTCGAGGACAACCTCTACCTCGATCGCGGTGTGATGGCCACCAACGCGCAACTGGTCGAGCGCGCCGTCTCGATCATCGAGAACCTCGGCTCCCGCGTGATCGGACCGGCTGAGGTCCGCGAGCAGCTCGGCCTGCAGAAGCGCGCGCCCGGCAGCGCATGAGCCTTCGGGTTCTGATCACGGCGGGCGCAGCCGGCATCGGCGCGGTTGCTGCACGTGCGTTCGCCGCGCGCGGCGACCGCGTGGCCGTCTGTGACAGCGATGCGGCGGCGTTGACCGCCTTCGCCGATGCACATGCCGACATCGGCGTCCGTCCCTGTGATGTCACGGACGAGACTGACGTGGACGCCCTGTTCGACTGGGTCACCGCGTCGCTCGGCGGTGTGGATGTGGTCTGGGCCAACGCCGGCATCGCCGGCCC encodes the following:
- the sulP gene encoding sulfate permease; translated protein: MNDASTPPSTGLARWLRDRAQLFYPFTDWIGELRDPETARADLIAGVSIALVLVPQSMAYAQLAGLPPWIGLYAAFLSPIIAALFGSSRQLQNGPVAIISLMTAAALVPMQLEQVAYIAMAAALALMVGVFQMVLGLLRLGVLVDFLSHPVVIGFTNAAAIVIGSLQLGKLFGIELDTGEHLYIVLGQLVESIPTETHWPTLAMGLGSLAGLLVLKRVAPRWPGIVMVVAGATLAAWLTGYRELGGATVGEIPRDLPGLQIPAVDWTRLGELIVPAMIIALLSFVEAFSVAKAIASKTRQRLSADQEMIGKGLANVVAGLFQGYAVSGSFSRTAVAFDAGARTGMTSIISGVIVGITLLFLTPLLFHLPLSTLAAVIIVAVAGLVKFEPFKHAWAVNPHDGWVAFVVFATTLATAPHLETGIFVGVILSLVLYLYRTMQPHFAEVARDDDGVFRDAALYKLTTSETMALYRYDGDLYFANAGYLETRLLDAVADKPALRVLILDIEAVDQIDATGEDMLARISENLDAAQIAFYLTRPKFKVLDALKRSGLYRRIGEKRIFAKRKNAIVAVQKRFGDSVDVSHLITYQPLEDASDDDVPPKPAN
- a CDS encoding carboxypeptidase M32 — translated: MSNTTAYQDLAQRQRDIALLGSTQAVLGWDQETQMPTAAVEHRAAQLGQLTRISHQMQTDNALGDLLQGATEEAASDDERCNVHHWSKAWERATRVPEDLAVSLSEASSVAMAAWQQARADDDFAVFAPHLDTLVLLKRREAEAIGWADDGEAWDALADEFDPGMTAASVTAVFTPLRDALMTLQGSLPPPAPSASHGLDALPADQQTAFLKTLMARMGFSFEGGVMATSTHPFCTSLGAGDVRMTMRRDEASLLSALGSSMHECGHALYEQGLPTAFSGQPRGSYNGLSIHESQSRLWENHVGRSRAFWHWYSAEIAREFKLGDLDAEALFREVNRSEAGLIRVEADQATYDLHIMARFELERALLNGDLNPRDLPAAWNAHYRDYLGIEPDTNAEGCLQDIHWSMGAMGYFPTYTLGNLYAAQFFAAAKTALPGLEDQIGSGEFAPLLDWLRAQIHDRGRLLSPAALCVEVTGQPLSAEPMLAHLQALHAA
- a CDS encoding glutathione S-transferase N-terminal domain-containing protein, with the translated sequence MIDFHYWPTPNGWKVSILLEELGVDYTLKPVDIRKGAQFDPAFLAISPNNRMPAIVDHGVDGPPISVFESGAIMLYLAEKHGRFLPSDLRERVVLHEWLFWQVGNLGPMAGQHSHFFNYAQGEHPYSSERYRNEYHRCIGVLERRLAEREYLLDSGYSIADMIAWPWILIAKAMGQPLDDFPAVARWRAAVKARPAVQRGVDLGTALRSARSMTEAERRVMFGQTGHTGKAPPDGA
- a CDS encoding CoA transferase; the encoded protein is MAGPLSGVRVVDLSSMVSGPLGAMILGDQGAEVIKVESPAGDSSRHVASRRGGFSAAFLNNNRNKRSVVLDLKQPAGLAALLRLVETADVLIQNYRPGVADRLGIGYEAARAVRPDIVYASISGFGETGPYAHKPVFDPLIQSLSGLTTVQAGSDDRRPALVRTIVPDKLTGFTVAQAISSALFARERGAGGQHLHLNMLDTVVHFLWSSDMGGHTFVGDELHTETAQSFIDLIYETADGYLSVAAFRRIDFEKLADACERPDWKTDTRFLTTEGLEVHKAARLEMTQTELLTRTNAEWIARFDRADVPHAPVLTRREMRDHPQIVANGLLIETDHPAAGRVRHTRPPAVFDGTPTDTPQPAPALGADTRAVLREAGLCDTDIDALLASGAAQEPDAP
- a CDS encoding FAD-binding oxidoreductase, which produces MHIAVIGAGLIGAASAHALQRAGAQVTLIDAGGANATSASFGWANANYVSDTHHYRIRLAGMSALQGLCGDVGVPLNRCGCLSWELDGDAFDTHRDTLLALGYDVESISPEVFRRLEPDIAIAPPRSLRFRDETTVDPVVLTHALLDDAMAQGARRYAGVAVRDFVRRAGRVCGVVTTAGTVAADATLIAAGTGSAALTAALDMPVPMLDRPAVVIRTTPVRCTITHVLATDFGDVRQLPSGALQLPAATGHQAIGSAKPDIDLDRIAHRALAQLSTLLPEHDLALAEASVAHRPIPGDGLPAVGTVVPGAYVATLHSGVTLAALIARLVATELLDGETADSCAWLSPYRPGRFQTS
- a CDS encoding helix-turn-helix domain-containing protein: MKVANTAVDVLLLPKCNLILVSALSEPLRAANRLMGVTRFETRLVSLDGEPVETTAGVPLPVVGQFDPGHEVPLLVAASYDVERFTERVRHRMRRAVQHRPFIAAADGAVRLLSECGVYDGHQVAFHAEDVESLGQRCPGVLLSQRRWVIDRNRASARGSGSAIELMLALIERWADRSLAEAVARLFDFVPADNLGTLRDATRGLRDDRVARVLNAMASHMTDPLTVSQLAAQIGVSSRGLRGLFERELGRSPGECYLQLRMERAKQLLTETDWSVSAVAQQCGYAQTASLTRAYRRHFGENPLRARAR
- a CDS encoding acyltransferase, yielding MNTSLAHYATSRDNNFNLIRYFAAVLVLISHSYPIALGPSAGEPIGRAIGMTGGTIAVDIFFISSGFLITSSYFARQNILYFVWARALRIYPALVVSNLFCVFVIGAAFTTLSLREYLSSPMIGSFLWTNSHLFSGVYYWLPGVFENNPYAHAINGSLWTLPYELQMYCLLAATLLAMGFLGKRTRLVSGRVILLLVAVGSVTLNLANHFYGLFPIHFFHLFSMFAVGTACFLWRDKIVLSHLILFLLPVLAVSSQTNYYVFRSLYSVGLPFLIFYLAYVPAGGVRHFNRLGDYSYGLYIYAFPVQQSLALLVPGISVWAMILWATAIATVLAALSWHTVEKRFLKLKPWIENLSRYRSKVPWTRAAQANVGNPPGPQAAATRPRRVE
- a CDS encoding 3-keto-5-aminohexanoate cleavage protein translates to MPLTPNRNVFITCAVTGSGSSQDKSPNVPRSPEQIAASAIDAAKAGAAVVHCHVREPDTGVPSRRLELYREVTDRIRDAEVDVVLNLTAGMGGDLVLGGDEAPLPLNDAGTDMIGASARVAHVAECLPEICTLDCGTMNFAEADYVMTNTPGMLRAMGSKMTALGVKPEIEAFDTGHLWLAKQLVEDGVLESPALVQLCMGIPWGAPDDLNTFMAMVNNVPTDWTFSAFSIGRNEMPYVAAAVLAGGNVRVGLEDNLYLDRGVMATNAQLVERAVSIIENLGSRVIGPAEVREQLGLQKRAPGSA
- a CDS encoding SDR family NAD(P)-dependent oxidoreductase, producing the protein MSLRVLITAGAAGIGAVAARAFAARGDRVAVCDSDAAALTAFADAHADIGVRPCDVTDETDVDALFDWVTASLGGVDVVWANAGIAGPAGPIEHIALDDWRATLAVNLDGAFLTARRAAALF